A stretch of Actinomycetes bacterium DNA encodes these proteins:
- a CDS encoding ammonium transporter translates to MLAQELVPEANKVFLDNTFVFVAAVLVIFMQVGFALVEAGLTRSKSVSNIMMKNLMDFSGGAIMFFLIGYSIAYGPEGNSLIGWGNEALRATGEWSAADGGLSPGVDFFFQMAFAAAAATIVSGAMAERTKFKSYFLYSLVITGFIYPIVVHWTWGGGWISQFNDGLFTDFAGSSIVHMTGGLAALAGAVVLGPRLGKYGPDGKPRAILGHNIPFAVIGAVILLIGWFGFNPGSQLAADFPEVGNIALTTVLAAAAGALTAMGAIWLKSGKPDVAMAANGLLAGLVGITAGTAAVGNWGAIAIGVLSGGVVVVSVLFLDRVRIDDPVGAISVHGTCGALGTLLVGVFALEGSVISDGSFDLLFTQLVGVAGIAAFVLAASFALFLAIKYTVGLRVSAEEEIEGLDILEHGAPGYNEDTAHIGGSGPAGAGVGARQTVSV, encoded by the coding sequence TTGCTAGCCCAAGAGTTGGTACCGGAAGCCAACAAGGTCTTTCTGGACAACACATTCGTGTTCGTCGCAGCGGTCCTTGTCATATTCATGCAGGTCGGGTTCGCGCTCGTCGAGGCTGGCCTGACACGTTCCAAGAGCGTGTCCAACATCATGATGAAGAACCTCATGGACTTCTCCGGAGGCGCCATCATGTTCTTCCTGATCGGTTACTCGATCGCCTACGGCCCCGAAGGAAACAGCCTGATCGGCTGGGGCAACGAGGCACTCCGCGCCACCGGGGAATGGAGCGCCGCCGACGGCGGTCTGTCACCCGGGGTGGACTTCTTCTTCCAGATGGCGTTTGCCGCCGCAGCGGCCACGATCGTGTCCGGGGCCATGGCGGAGCGCACCAAGTTCAAGAGCTACTTCCTCTACTCGTTGGTGATCACGGGATTCATCTACCCGATCGTGGTCCACTGGACCTGGGGCGGCGGCTGGATCTCACAGTTCAACGACGGCCTGTTCACCGACTTCGCCGGCTCCTCGATCGTGCACATGACCGGTGGCCTCGCAGCGCTGGCCGGAGCAGTAGTGCTCGGACCACGCCTCGGCAAGTACGGCCCCGACGGCAAGCCGCGAGCCATCCTGGGACACAACATCCCATTCGCCGTGATCGGTGCGGTCATCCTGCTCATCGGCTGGTTCGGCTTCAACCCGGGATCCCAGCTGGCGGCTGACTTCCCGGAGGTGGGCAACATCGCTCTGACCACCGTCCTGGCGGCAGCAGCAGGAGCCCTCACCGCCATGGGAGCCATCTGGCTCAAGTCCGGCAAGCCCGACGTGGCAATGGCGGCCAACGGCCTGCTCGCAGGCCTGGTCGGCATCACTGCCGGTACCGCAGCGGTAGGCAACTGGGGCGCCATCGCCATCGGTGTGCTCTCCGGTGGAGTCGTGGTCGTGTCGGTGCTGTTCCTCGACCGGGTCCGCATCGACGATCCGGTCGGCGCCATCTCGGTGCACGGCACCTGCGGCGCTCTGGGCACCCTGCTGGTCGGCGTGTTCGCCCTCGAGGGAAGCGTAATCTCCGACGGCTCCTTCGACCTGCTGTTCACCCAGCTGGTCGGCGTGGCCGGAATCGCAGCATTCGTACTGGCCGCATCGTTCGCCCTGTTCCTGGCCATCAAGTACACCGTCGGGCTGCGGGTCAGCGCCGAGGAGGAGATCGAGGGACTCGACATCCTCGAGCACGGTGCCCCCGGCTACAACGAGGACACCGCTCACATCGGTGGCAGCGGGCCCGCCGGAGCGGGTGTGGGCGCGAGGCAAACCGTCTCGGTCTAG
- a CDS encoding ergothioneine biosynthesis protein EgtB produces the protein MRENNTAPEPPRADGSAYQAVRAITDSLASPLGAEDQVVQSMPDASPTKWHRAHTTWFFEEFVLSRLDGYQAFDDDFRYLFNSYYEAVGPRQPRPRRGMITRPDVAEVGRYRAAVDDAMTSALDNGALDPFALDLVQLGLQHEQQHQELLLMDAKHMLSQNPLDPAYEPRTAAPAGNVPTHTPPAGRLEHDGGLIEVGCADSEDGFHFDNERPVHRQWLEPFALEDRLVTNGEWIEFMDDGGYDRVELWLSDGWHLRSDREWTAPLYWSHAHQQWHQFTLYGNEPVDLAAPVTHVSYHEADAFARWRGARLPTESEWEAVARAHWQPPRRGACPALNPSRVGSPGTDPFQFCGEVWQWTTSAYLPYPGFKPATGAVGEYNGKFMVDQHVLRGSASVTPPGHERVSYRNFFPTRSRWAFSGLRLAHDN, from the coding sequence ATACGGGAGAACAACACCGCACCCGAACCGCCCCGGGCCGACGGCTCGGCCTACCAGGCTGTCCGCGCGATCACGGACTCACTCGCCTCTCCACTCGGCGCCGAGGACCAGGTCGTGCAGTCGATGCCCGACGCGAGCCCGACCAAGTGGCACCGGGCCCACACGACGTGGTTCTTCGAGGAGTTCGTGCTGTCACGTCTCGATGGGTACCAGGCGTTCGACGACGACTTCCGGTACCTGTTCAACAGCTACTACGAGGCAGTCGGACCGCGTCAGCCACGCCCCCGCCGCGGCATGATCACCCGGCCCGACGTGGCGGAGGTGGGCCGCTACCGCGCAGCGGTCGACGATGCGATGACCTCTGCGCTCGACAACGGCGCGTTGGACCCGTTCGCGCTGGACCTGGTGCAGCTGGGCCTGCAACACGAGCAGCAGCACCAGGAGCTGCTGTTGATGGACGCCAAGCACATGCTGTCCCAGAACCCCCTCGACCCCGCCTATGAGCCGCGCACGGCTGCCCCAGCGGGAAACGTACCCACTCACACACCCCCTGCCGGTCGACTCGAACACGACGGTGGACTCATCGAGGTCGGTTGTGCCGACTCCGAAGACGGGTTCCATTTCGACAATGAGCGGCCAGTGCACCGCCAGTGGCTGGAGCCGTTCGCGCTCGAGGACCGACTGGTCACGAATGGCGAGTGGATCGAGTTCATGGACGACGGCGGCTACGACCGCGTCGAGCTGTGGCTCAGCGACGGGTGGCACCTGCGCTCCGACCGCGAGTGGACTGCGCCCCTCTACTGGTCACACGCCCACCAGCAATGGCACCAGTTCACGCTGTACGGCAATGAACCGGTCGACCTTGCTGCACCGGTCACACACGTCAGCTACCACGAGGCCGACGCATTCGCGCGTTGGCGTGGGGCCCGCCTGCCCACCGAATCCGAATGGGAGGCCGTCGCCCGAGCACACTGGCAGCCTCCCCGGCGCGGCGCGTGCCCGGCACTGAACCCGAGCCGGGTCGGGTCGCCGGGCACCGACCCCTTTCAGTTCTGTGGCGAGGTCTGGCAGTGGACCACCTCGGCGTACCTGCCCTACCCCGGGTTCAAGCCGGCCACCGGTGCTGTCGGCGAATACAATGGCAAGTTCATGGTGGACCAGCACGTCCTGCGCGGCAGCGCCAGCGTCACTCCGCCGGGCCACGAGCGCGTGTCCTACCGCAACTTCTTTCCCACACGGTCGCGCTGGGCGTTCAGCGGACTGAGGCTGGCCCATGACAACTGA
- a CDS encoding peptidase U34: protein MCDTLVSLTDDGILFAKNSDRDPNESQVPEWHRRANHPPGSQLRCTWITIDQAEHTNAVLISRPWWIWGAEMGTNEHGVVIGNEAVFTRAGGLLRNGSEIERGLLGMDMLRLALERTATAHEAVECIVTLLERHGQGGPASHEHPGFSYDNSFIVADPNGAIVLETAGRSHATEEVAGRGRSISNGLTIDGFAQANADPLRSRVSACVQRRARTEASAAAANGVADMFAALRDHGTDGAGPRYSLVNGALSAPCAHAGGLLTSSQSTSSMVSDLRPSGRHWLTGTSAPCTSLFKPARVDEPVDLGPAPGNVFDQRSVWWRHELLHRSVMRNPDALLCRFSAERDSVEQRWLVEPPPSVDAFAAADNLEAGWTDLVGEAVAAKAAPETRPRQVARIWRRWNRASALPA, encoded by the coding sequence GTGTGCGACACGCTGGTGAGCCTGACCGACGACGGGATCCTCTTCGCCAAGAACAGCGACCGCGACCCCAATGAGTCACAGGTGCCCGAATGGCACCGGCGCGCCAACCATCCCCCCGGATCGCAGCTGCGCTGCACGTGGATCACCATCGACCAGGCCGAACACACCAACGCGGTGCTGATCTCGCGCCCCTGGTGGATCTGGGGAGCCGAGATGGGTACCAACGAGCACGGCGTGGTGATCGGCAACGAAGCCGTGTTCACGCGTGCCGGTGGCCTCCTGCGCAACGGCAGCGAGATCGAGCGGGGCCTGCTGGGCATGGACATGCTCCGCCTGGCCCTCGAACGCACGGCGACAGCACACGAGGCGGTCGAGTGCATCGTCACGCTTCTCGAGCGGCACGGACAGGGTGGCCCGGCCTCCCACGAGCACCCCGGCTTCAGCTACGACAACTCCTTCATCGTCGCCGATCCCAACGGCGCAATCGTGCTGGAGACAGCCGGGCGATCGCATGCCACCGAAGAGGTCGCCGGCCGCGGCCGGTCGATCTCCAACGGACTCACCATCGACGGGTTCGCCCAGGCCAACGCCGACCCCCTGCGCTCGCGGGTGTCTGCCTGTGTGCAGCGACGTGCCCGCACCGAGGCCAGCGCTGCGGCAGCAAACGGCGTGGCGGACATGTTCGCGGCGTTGCGCGACCACGGGACCGACGGCGCAGGGCCGCGCTACTCGCTGGTCAATGGCGCACTGTCGGCCCCCTGCGCGCACGCCGGCGGCCTGCTCACCTCGAGCCAGTCGACGTCGTCGATGGTGAGCGACCTGCGGCCTTCGGGGCGCCACTGGCTCACCGGCACGTCAGCCCCGTGCACCTCGCTATTCAAGCCTGCCCGGGTGGACGAGCCCGTTGACCTGGGCCCGGCACCGGGCAACGTGTTCGACCAACGCAGTGTGTGGTGGCGTCACGAGCTGCTGCATCGATCGGTCATGCGGAATCCCGACGCGCTGCTCTGCCGCTTCAGCGCCGAGCGCGACTCGGTCGAGCAACGCTGGCTGGTCGAGCCGCCGCCCTCGGTCGACGCGTTCGCGGCCGCGGACAACCTCGAGGCCGGCTGGACCGACCTGGTCGGTGAGGCCGTGGCGGCGAAGGCGGCACCCGAGACACGTCCTCGGCAAGTGGCGAGGATCTGGCGACGCTGGAACCGCGCATCCGCGTTGCCCGCCTGA